In a single window of the Frondihabitans peucedani genome:
- a CDS encoding right-handed parallel beta-helix repeat-containing protein gives MTSPAPRHVASRRRINVPALAGISAGIVLAAVLPSQIAHAAPATVASDSFSRTVSAGWGSATTGGAWTGTVRSGATASVQSGQGVISGLAKSTSAMATLSSVSSLDTGVVGTIGLPSTPATLYTAFEIRKQSNGSSYRGRLELSPNGKAVLAVSRVTKAGEVNLGRFALPGTFAPGQRVVVEFQVTGTSTVTIRGRAKVVGAATPGWQLSVTDSSSSRVSTPGGIGLWEYAGGGNSAALTTTLDDLKVTRDPSSSSTPPATTPPASPAPSPSASTPSRPAPAAPPAGSTPAQPADPTQPDRGSVAVGGTSYKVPSDAVVVSPSGSDSAAGSLASPLRTVGAAIARASSGDTIVLRAGSYNESVTIPRNKTLTVQSYPGEAVWFDGSKQVTDWSRAGSDWAASWSYFPSSVMDGIADNPFFVDSAKPLASHPDQVFVDGRQLTQVGSASAVTPGTFYADSSNGRVVLGTDPSGHSVRISNQPQAIKVMSPNTVLQGFGVKDYATSYLDKGAVRLSSTGDVARNLVIQDNAMIGINVENDAADLDHLTVTGSGLLGIGANSSYGLQVRNSVVTGNNSQAFNAQPVAGGVKVTRSRGVTVSNIDASDNTGTGIWFDESVYDGSIVNSTSSGNSVDGILAELSDHIIVAGNELNDNKIGVIVYNTANVEIYNNAIGNNRQFGVKLAQDQRRQANTGITGHDRRRPLPDPTLTWIVKNVTIANNAFGSGGLYQIYGLDGVTNIPMDAMQVTITGNLFNQHLTSAQSTLVGWGGGDNHTVTRYNDVSTLGQAKGSARGNDETTGVLPISGMLSALKGALGIAVGLPGDVADALGVKPGSKGVGPFHG, from the coding sequence GTGACTTCTCCTGCGCCACGCCACGTCGCCTCGCGACGACGCATCAACGTCCCGGCTCTCGCCGGCATCTCCGCCGGGATCGTCCTGGCTGCCGTCCTCCCCTCCCAGATCGCGCACGCCGCTCCGGCGACGGTCGCGAGCGACTCCTTCAGCCGCACCGTCTCCGCCGGCTGGGGCTCCGCCACGACGGGCGGCGCCTGGACCGGCACCGTCCGCTCGGGCGCCACCGCCAGTGTGCAGAGCGGCCAGGGAGTGATCTCCGGGCTCGCCAAGTCGACGTCCGCCATGGCCACCCTGTCGTCGGTCTCGAGCCTCGACACCGGTGTCGTCGGCACCATCGGGCTCCCGTCGACCCCCGCGACCCTCTACACGGCGTTCGAGATCCGCAAGCAGAGCAACGGCTCGTCCTACCGCGGTCGTCTCGAGCTCTCGCCGAACGGCAAGGCCGTCCTCGCCGTGTCGCGCGTGACGAAGGCGGGCGAGGTCAACCTCGGCCGCTTCGCCCTCCCCGGCACCTTCGCCCCCGGCCAGCGCGTCGTCGTCGAGTTCCAGGTCACCGGCACGTCGACCGTCACCATCCGCGGCCGCGCGAAGGTCGTCGGCGCAGCCACCCCCGGCTGGCAGCTCAGCGTGACCGACTCCTCGTCGTCCCGGGTCTCGACTCCCGGGGGCATCGGCCTCTGGGAGTACGCGGGCGGCGGCAACTCGGCTGCCCTCACAACCACGCTCGACGACCTGAAGGTCACCCGCGACCCGAGCTCCTCGTCCACGCCTCCGGCGACGACTCCCCCGGCCAGCCCGGCTCCGAGCCCCTCGGCCTCGACGCCGTCACGGCCGGCTCCCGCCGCGCCTCCGGCCGGCTCGACGCCCGCACAGCCCGCAGACCCGACGCAGCCCGACCGCGGCTCCGTCGCTGTCGGCGGCACGAGCTACAAGGTGCCGTCCGACGCGGTCGTGGTGTCACCGTCCGGCAGCGACTCGGCCGCCGGCTCCCTGGCCTCGCCCCTGAGGACGGTCGGTGCGGCCATCGCTCGCGCCTCCTCGGGCGACACGATCGTCCTCCGTGCCGGCTCGTACAACGAGTCCGTCACCATCCCCCGCAACAAGACGCTGACCGTGCAGTCCTACCCGGGCGAGGCCGTGTGGTTCGACGGCTCCAAGCAGGTCACCGACTGGTCGCGAGCAGGATCCGACTGGGCGGCCTCCTGGAGCTACTTCCCATCGTCCGTGATGGACGGCATCGCCGACAACCCGTTCTTCGTCGACTCCGCGAAGCCCCTGGCGTCGCACCCCGACCAGGTGTTCGTCGACGGCAGGCAGCTGACGCAGGTCGGCTCCGCGTCCGCGGTCACCCCCGGAACGTTCTACGCCGACTCGTCCAACGGGCGCGTCGTGCTCGGAACCGACCCGTCGGGCCACAGCGTCCGGATCAGCAACCAGCCCCAGGCGATCAAGGTCATGTCGCCCAACACGGTCCTGCAGGGCTTCGGCGTCAAGGACTACGCGACGTCGTACCTCGACAAGGGCGCCGTCCGACTCAGCAGCACCGGCGACGTGGCGCGGAACCTCGTCATCCAGGACAACGCCATGATCGGCATCAACGTCGAGAACGACGCCGCCGACCTCGATCACCTCACGGTGACCGGCAGCGGCCTCCTCGGCATCGGAGCCAACTCGTCCTACGGCCTCCAGGTCCGCAACTCCGTGGTGACCGGCAACAACAGCCAGGCGTTCAACGCCCAGCCCGTCGCCGGCGGCGTCAAGGTCACGCGGTCCCGCGGAGTGACCGTGTCGAACATCGACGCCAGCGACAACACCGGCACCGGCATCTGGTTCGACGAGTCCGTCTACGACGGGTCGATCGTCAACAGCACGTCGAGCGGCAACTCGGTCGACGGCATCCTGGCCGAGCTCTCCGACCACATCATCGTGGCCGGCAACGAGCTCAACGACAACAAGATCGGCGTCATCGTCTACAACACGGCCAACGTCGAGATCTACAACAACGCCATCGGCAACAACCGTCAGTTCGGCGTGAAGCTGGCTCAGGATCAGCGCCGTCAGGCCAACACGGGCATCACCGGTCACGACCGGCGGCGACCGCTGCCAGACCCGACGCTCACGTGGATCGTCAAGAACGTCACGATCGCGAACAACGCCTTCGGCAGCGGCGGCCTGTACCAGATCTACGGCCTCGACGGCGTCACGAACATCCCGATGGACGCCATGCAGGTGACCATCACCGGCAACCTCTTCAACCAGCACCTGACCAGCGCGCAGTCGACGCTCGTCGGCTGGGGCGGGGGCGACAACCACACGGTGACCCGCTACAACGACGTCTCCACGCTGGGCCAGGCCAAGGGCTCGGCTCGAGGCAACGACGAGACGACCGGCGTCCTGCCGATCTCGGGGATGCTGTCCGCGCTGAAGGGCGCCCTCGGCATCGCCGTCGGGCTTCCGGGCGACGTGGCCGACGCGCTGGGCGTGAAGCCCGGCAGCAAGGGTGTCGGTCCGTTCCACGGCTGA
- a CDS encoding glycosyltransferase family 39 protein, with the protein MTTSSPRVASRRADPVAPGLVSAARPLGTPVALGLLGTLVALAGSWNVSLWTDEAATISAARRSTAGLWRLVHHIDAVHAAYYFLIHFWGGAFGWSAVSLRLPSAIATGLAVVGVWALARALGRADAAVVAAVIAIVLPRMTWMGIEARSFGPSAAVAVWATVAFCIALRSRRRWWTAYGVLVALGTALNIYLALLVLAHAVTILALERRRIRAAWPWLAAAAAGTLAASPVVLESLGQRGQLGDNAVSAATLARQAVVNEFFLGQTPTRVSATNDGHALWSLAGLALAVVGWALVAAAVVALARRGDRTTLWLVLPWLLLPTVVVGLYSLAVSPLYNPRYFTFCAPAAALLIGFGVRSLARRPLRVAAVILVVVLAVPVYLSQRESTGKSGTDWSQTAAYVDAHAHQGDGVYFAPLDETTAPVVERTTRNIEVSYPDAFRGLRDLTLTTSPLADDSLRGESSQLSDSAVPLAGVDTIWVVRPTDYSAASTARDTAVLERAGFRERSRWTGPMDTVVAFSR; encoded by the coding sequence TTGACCACGTCATCGCCGCGAGTCGCTTCCCGAAGAGCCGACCCGGTCGCGCCCGGGCTCGTCTCCGCCGCTCGACCCCTCGGCACGCCCGTCGCGCTCGGACTCCTGGGCACCCTGGTGGCCCTGGCCGGATCGTGGAACGTCTCGCTGTGGACCGACGAGGCGGCGACGATCTCGGCCGCCCGCCGCAGCACGGCTGGGCTGTGGCGCCTGGTCCACCACATCGACGCGGTGCACGCGGCCTACTACTTCCTTATCCACTTCTGGGGCGGCGCCTTCGGCTGGAGCGCCGTCTCCCTGCGACTCCCGAGCGCGATCGCGACCGGCCTCGCCGTGGTCGGCGTCTGGGCCCTCGCCCGAGCGCTCGGGCGAGCGGACGCCGCCGTCGTCGCAGCCGTCATCGCGATCGTCCTACCGCGGATGACCTGGATGGGCATCGAGGCCAGGTCGTTCGGCCCGAGCGCGGCAGTCGCCGTGTGGGCGACCGTCGCGTTCTGCATCGCCCTGCGGTCGAGACGCCGCTGGTGGACGGCGTACGGGGTGCTCGTCGCTCTCGGCACCGCACTGAACATCTACCTGGCCCTCCTCGTGCTGGCCCACGCCGTGACGATCCTGGCCCTCGAACGGCGCAGGATCCGGGCAGCGTGGCCGTGGCTGGCGGCTGCGGCGGCGGGCACCCTGGCCGCCTCCCCGGTCGTCCTCGAGTCCCTCGGGCAGCGGGGGCAGCTCGGCGACAACGCCGTGTCGGCCGCCACCCTGGCTCGCCAGGCCGTCGTCAACGAGTTCTTCCTGGGTCAGACGCCGACCAGGGTCTCCGCGACGAACGACGGACACGCGCTGTGGTCGCTGGCCGGTCTCGCTCTGGCCGTCGTCGGCTGGGCGCTCGTGGCCGCCGCCGTCGTCGCTCTCGCGAGGCGCGGCGACCGGACGACCCTCTGGCTCGTCCTGCCCTGGCTGCTGCTGCCGACAGTCGTCGTCGGCCTCTACTCCCTGGCCGTCTCCCCTCTCTACAACCCGCGGTACTTCACCTTCTGCGCCCCCGCGGCCGCCCTGCTCATCGGTTTCGGCGTCCGCTCTCTCGCGCGTCGCCCGCTCCGGGTCGCGGCCGTGATCCTCGTCGTCGTGCTGGCCGTGCCCGTCTACCTCTCGCAGCGCGAGTCGACGGGCAAGAGCGGGACCGACTGGTCGCAGACCGCCGCGTACGTCGATGCCCACGCGCACCAGGGCGACGGCGTGTACTTCGCCCCGCTCGACGAGACCACGGCGCCGGTCGTCGAGCGGACGACGAGGAACATCGAGGTCTCCTACCCCGACGCCTTCCGAGGCCTCCGCGACCTGACGCTCACGACCTCGCCGCTGGCCGACGACAGCCTCCGCGGCGAGTCGTCGCAGCTGAGCGACTCCGCCGTCCCGCTGGCGGGCGTCGACACGATCTGGGTGGTGCGGCCGACCGACTACTCGGCGGCGTCGACCGCGCGCGACACGGCCGTCCTGGAGCGGGCCGGCTTCCGAGAGAGATCGCGCTGGACGGGCCCCATGGACACCGTCGTCGCCTTCAGCCGCTGA
- a CDS encoding LamG domain-containing protein gives MSLRRAAAIAAIAVGALAVVAAVVPGSSAAYVARIANSTDTAATAPFFTCAAALANDKSAALFTLPLNEASNSTTAVDSDSGAYPGTYRGTMTTSTTTPLACSRDTGGAYVLNGTSSYVSTATSFANPQTFSEEVWFKTTVAGGKLMGFGSSQTGSSGSYDRHLYINTSGQLVFGTYNAATKTIVTSTPVTDGTWHQAVATFSGSTGMALYLDGALVAQNTTYTVAQNFTGFWRVGYDAIASWPGAPTNAYFTGSLRFASVYTTVLTAAQVQNHYNAGR, from the coding sequence GTGAGCCTCCGCCGAGCCGCTGCCATCGCCGCGATCGCCGTCGGCGCCCTCGCGGTCGTCGCCGCGGTCGTTCCCGGCTCGTCCGCCGCCTACGTCGCCAGGATCGCCAACTCCACCGACACCGCGGCCACCGCGCCGTTCTTCACCTGCGCCGCAGCCCTCGCGAACGACAAGAGCGCGGCGCTCTTCACCCTCCCGCTCAACGAGGCGTCGAACTCGACCACCGCCGTGGACAGCGACTCCGGCGCCTACCCGGGCACCTACCGCGGCACCATGACGACGTCGACGACGACGCCCCTCGCCTGCTCGCGCGACACCGGCGGCGCCTACGTCCTGAACGGCACCTCGAGCTACGTCTCGACGGCGACGTCGTTCGCCAACCCGCAGACCTTCAGCGAGGAGGTCTGGTTCAAGACCACCGTCGCCGGCGGCAAGCTCATGGGCTTCGGATCATCGCAGACGGGGTCGTCGGGATCGTACGACCGCCACCTCTACATCAACACGTCGGGCCAGCTCGTCTTCGGCACCTACAACGCGGCCACGAAGACGATCGTGACCTCGACCCCGGTCACCGACGGCACCTGGCACCAGGCGGTGGCGACGTTCTCCGGGTCGACCGGGATGGCGCTGTACCTCGACGGCGCCCTCGTCGCCCAGAACACGACCTACACCGTCGCTCAGAACTTCACCGGCTTCTGGCGGGTCGGCTACGACGCGATCGCGAGCTGGCCCGGCGCGCCGACGAACGCGTACTTCACCGGCTCGCTCCGCTTCGCGAGCGTCTACACGACCGTCCTCACGGCCGCGCAGGTGCAGAACCACTACAACGCCGGTCGCTGA
- a CDS encoding aldose 1-epimerase family protein produces MTNTPLSGPQTSIRHGGYRAEIAAVGASLRSLTVDGRNLTVPFEADSIRPVFRGAILAPWPNRVVDGRYTFDGVERQLPLTEPARGHALHGLLAWVRWDVVEASEASARLEADVVPSDGYPFPLRIAVTYSLDDDGLTTTVEATNTGQAAAPYGTAPHPYLSAGAGHVDDWTLTLPAAEFLEVTPDRLIPVATRPVTEHPDFDFRAARPIGDLFIDHAFTGLERASAAGDADGGGTARVTLSAPEGTGVQMTWGTELPWVQVHTADRPEPELNRLGLAVEPMTCPPGAFDSGIDLVRLEPGRTHTASWTIGDLTA; encoded by the coding sequence ATGACGAACACCCCCCTCTCCGGACCACAGACCAGCATCCGTCACGGCGGCTACCGCGCCGAGATCGCGGCCGTGGGGGCGAGCCTCCGCAGCCTCACCGTCGACGGGCGGAACCTGACGGTGCCGTTCGAGGCCGACTCGATCCGGCCCGTCTTCCGCGGCGCGATCCTGGCCCCCTGGCCGAACCGCGTCGTGGACGGCCGCTACACGTTCGACGGCGTCGAGCGGCAGCTGCCCCTGACCGAGCCCGCTCGCGGCCACGCCCTGCACGGGCTCCTGGCCTGGGTGCGCTGGGACGTCGTGGAGGCGTCCGAGGCGTCTGCCCGGCTCGAGGCCGACGTCGTGCCGAGCGACGGCTACCCGTTCCCGCTCCGGATCGCCGTGACCTACTCCCTCGACGACGACGGTCTCACCACGACGGTGGAGGCCACGAACACCGGCCAGGCCGCAGCGCCCTACGGCACCGCGCCCCACCCCTACCTCAGTGCCGGAGCCGGCCACGTCGACGACTGGACGCTCACGCTGCCCGCCGCGGAGTTCCTCGAGGTGACCCCCGACCGGCTCATCCCCGTGGCGACGCGCCCCGTGACCGAGCACCCCGACTTCGACTTCCGCGCCGCGCGGCCGATCGGCGACCTGTTCATCGACCACGCGTTCACCGGGCTCGAGCGCGCGAGCGCTGCCGGCGACGCCGACGGCGGCGGCACCGCCCGGGTCACGCTGAGCGCTCCCGAGGGCACCGGCGTTCAGATGACCTGGGGGACCGAGCTGCCCTGGGTGCAGGTGCACACCGCCGACCGTCCGGAGCCGGAGCTGAACCGTCTCGGGCTGGCCGTCGAGCCGATGACCTGCCCGCCCGGGGCGTTCGACTCCGGCATCGACCTCGTGCGGCTGGAGCCGGGCCGGACCCACACCGCGTCGTGGACGATCGGCGACCTGACGGCGTGA
- a CDS encoding MarR family transcriptional regulator, which yields MTTDTLSLAVTDTDDRVSPALTGDTPVVRQVATAMADADAAHRRLRAVFAGSVGLSPLEFNALMHVGEAEDLTPKALAIHLDITTGAVTAMTDRLVSAGLVERTPNPADRRSLLLSLTDTGARARATMYAQYYEAVARALDAAPDLGVGDITALLERTAEAIGATADAIEQAPSILRR from the coding sequence TTGACCACAGACACCCTGAGCCTTGCCGTGACCGACACCGACGACCGCGTCTCGCCCGCACTGACCGGTGACACCCCCGTCGTCCGCCAGGTCGCCACCGCCATGGCCGACGCCGACGCGGCCCACCGCCGCCTCCGCGCGGTCTTCGCAGGCAGCGTGGGCCTCAGTCCCCTCGAGTTCAATGCCCTCATGCACGTGGGCGAGGCGGAAGACCTCACGCCCAAGGCCCTGGCGATCCACCTCGACATCACGACGGGCGCCGTCACGGCGATGACCGACCGGCTCGTGAGCGCCGGCCTCGTCGAGCGCACGCCGAACCCCGCCGACCGCCGCAGCCTCCTGCTGTCGCTCACCGACACGGGCGCCCGCGCCCGCGCGACCATGTACGCGCAGTACTACGAGGCGGTCGCCCGGGCCCTCGACGCGGCACCCGATCTCGGCGTCGGCGACATCACGGCGCTCCTGGAGCGCACCGCAGAGGCCATCGGTGCCACTGCGGACGCGATCGAGCAGGCTCCGAGCATCCTGCGGCGCTGA
- a CDS encoding LacI family DNA-binding transcriptional regulator produces the protein MPATMRDVAARAGVSVKTVSNFFNGYPYMREETRARIGAAVEELDYRVNVSARSLRRGSSGMISLIVPELDQAYFAELAQEVIDAAAPLGLTVLVETTSYLRERELDALSGVHRQLIDGAIFDPLALGPDDAPDLARSLPLVIIGERQFEGLADHVLIADEEVARRVVEHLLEIGRRRILLLGAGSPGTHTAVLRRRGSVAALARAGLTPDEALFVEVDGWNRDAGARATARALESGLRFDAVFGFNDALALGAQWELLERGIAVPGDVAVAGVDDTRDARFAHPTLTTMSPGRAQIARLAVELLARRISEPTAPDGFVSVTADFELIVRDSTRSPASLASLDRRPPRQKDGLR, from the coding sequence GTGCCCGCCACGATGCGCGACGTGGCCGCCAGGGCCGGAGTCTCGGTCAAGACGGTCTCGAACTTCTTCAACGGCTACCCGTACATGCGCGAGGAGACCCGCGCGCGCATCGGGGCGGCCGTCGAGGAGCTCGACTACCGCGTCAACGTGTCGGCCAGGAGCCTCCGCCGCGGCAGCTCGGGGATGATCTCGCTGATCGTCCCCGAGCTCGACCAGGCGTACTTCGCCGAGCTCGCCCAGGAGGTGATCGATGCGGCGGCGCCCCTCGGGCTGACGGTCCTCGTCGAGACGACCTCGTACCTCCGCGAGCGGGAGCTCGACGCGCTCTCGGGCGTCCACCGTCAGCTCATCGACGGCGCCATCTTCGACCCGCTCGCGCTCGGCCCCGACGACGCGCCGGACCTCGCGCGGTCGCTGCCCCTCGTCATCATCGGCGAGCGGCAGTTCGAGGGCCTGGCCGACCACGTGCTCATCGCCGACGAGGAGGTCGCGCGGCGCGTCGTCGAGCACCTGCTCGAGATCGGGAGGCGCAGGATCCTGCTGCTCGGCGCCGGCTCTCCCGGCACTCACACGGCGGTCCTGCGACGTCGGGGCAGCGTGGCGGCCCTCGCGCGGGCGGGCCTCACGCCCGACGAGGCGCTCTTCGTCGAGGTGGACGGCTGGAACCGCGACGCCGGGGCCCGTGCGACGGCGCGCGCGCTCGAGTCGGGACTCCGCTTCGACGCCGTCTTCGGCTTCAACGACGCGCTCGCCCTCGGGGCCCAGTGGGAGCTCCTCGAGCGGGGGATCGCCGTCCCGGGCGACGTGGCGGTCGCCGGTGTCGACGACACCCGCGACGCGCGCTTCGCCCACCCCACCCTCACGACGATGTCTCCCGGTCGTGCCCAGATCGCCCGGCTCGCGGTCGAGCTCCTCGCGCGGAGGATCAGCGAGCCCACCGCCCCCGACGGCTTCGTGTCGGTCACCGCCGACTTCGAGCTCATCGTGCGCGACAGCACACGCAGCCCCGCCAGTCTCGCTAGCCTCGATCGACGACCACCGCGACAGAAAGACGGACTTCGATGA
- a CDS encoding signal peptidase I, translating into MTDTRQPEATTVVSAGVVADIRIGASPRRRRARVVQTVAIWTGAALATALVVLALVFRSGGGQWFIVETPSMGQAAPVGTLVLTTPVTASDLRVGDVITFHPPTEPKAVYTHRIVDITARGIVTRGDINGATDPWALSQKDLVGEATTILPRLGWLIRALPILLVGSVFVMLLTHLIRNPARRQSYRILGFSMLASLSVYVLRPFVGLIVLTTTPHAHGASAQVVSTGLLPISVSAKHGTTVDLVAGQVGTVTVNSGADMGRYSLSSALHLTLPEWILFGAICAIPLLWTFVVGLPGTPDEEEGE; encoded by the coding sequence ATGACGGACACCAGACAGCCCGAAGCGACCACGGTCGTCTCGGCAGGAGTCGTCGCCGACATCCGCATCGGGGCCTCGCCGCGTCGCCGGCGGGCCCGCGTCGTCCAGACGGTCGCCATCTGGACCGGCGCCGCCCTGGCCACCGCCCTCGTCGTCCTCGCACTCGTCTTCCGCTCCGGCGGAGGCCAGTGGTTCATCGTCGAGACCCCCTCCATGGGCCAGGCCGCACCCGTCGGCACGCTCGTCCTCACCACCCCCGTCACGGCCTCCGACCTCCGCGTCGGCGACGTGATCACGTTCCACCCGCCGACCGAGCCCAAGGCCGTCTACACCCACAGGATCGTCGACATCACGGCCCGAGGGATCGTCACCCGTGGCGACATCAACGGCGCCACCGACCCCTGGGCCCTCAGCCAGAAGGACCTCGTCGGAGAGGCGACCACGATCCTGCCGCGCCTCGGCTGGCTCATCCGCGCCCTGCCGATCCTGCTGGTCGGAAGCGTCTTCGTGATGCTCCTGACGCACCTGATCCGCAACCCGGCCCGGCGTCAGTCGTACCGCATCCTGGGCTTCTCGATGCTTGCCTCCCTCTCGGTGTACGTCCTCCGCCCGTTCGTCGGCCTGATCGTGCTCACCACGACGCCGCACGCCCACGGCGCCTCCGCCCAGGTCGTCTCCACCGGGCTGCTGCCCATCAGCGTCAGCGCCAAGCACGGCACCACGGTCGACCTCGTCGCCGGGCAGGTCGGCACCGTCACGGTGAACTCCGGGGCCGACATGGGCCGCTACAGCCTCTCCTCCGCGCTCCACCTGACGCTTCCCGAGTGGATCCTGTTCGGCGCGATCTGCGCGATCCCGCTGCTGTGGACCTTCGTCGTCGGCCTCCCCGGCACGCCCGACGAGGAGGAGGGCGAGTGA
- a CDS encoding CarD family transcriptional regulator — protein MIFEVGETVVYPHHGAATITAVKTRTIKGVEKKYITLNVHASDLMIELPVDNVDLVGVRDVIDAKGVEAVFEVLRSDHVEEPGNWSRRFKANTEKMGSGSVYSVSEVVRDLWRRDQDSGVSAGEKRMLLKARQVLISELALAQKSTDEEASAVLDEVLAAVTV, from the coding sequence ATGATTTTCGAAGTAGGGGAGACCGTCGTGTACCCCCACCACGGCGCAGCCACCATCACCGCGGTCAAGACCCGCACGATCAAGGGCGTCGAGAAGAAATACATCACCCTGAACGTCCACGCGAGCGATCTGATGATCGAGCTCCCCGTCGACAACGTCGACCTGGTGGGCGTCCGCGACGTCATCGACGCCAAGGGCGTCGAGGCGGTCTTCGAGGTCCTGCGCAGCGACCACGTCGAAGAGCCCGGCAACTGGTCGAGGCGCTTCAAGGCCAACACCGAGAAGATGGGGTCCGGCAGCGTCTACAGCGTCAGCGAGGTCGTCCGCGACCTGTGGCGCCGCGATCAAGACAGTGGAGTCTCCGCCGGTGAGAAGCGCATGCTGCTCAAGGCGCGCCAGGTGCTCATCTCCGAGCTCGCGCTCGCTCAGAAGTCCACCGACGAGGAGGCCTCGGCCGTCCTCGACGAGGTGCTGGCGGCCGTCACCGTCTAG
- a CDS encoding alpha-N-arabinofuranosidase, which yields MTSARLSLDPAFVVAPVSRKTFGTFVEHLGRCVYGGIHDPGHPTADEDGFRGDVLQYVRDLGISTVRYPGGNFVSGYRWEDGIGPVEDRPARKDLAWHSTEPNTVGIDEFMRWTEKAGVEPMMAVNLGTRGVQEAIDLLDYTNGEGGSFHSDLRKKNGTEKPYGIKMWCLGNEMDGPWQIGHKTAKEYGRLAAETARAMRLIDPDLTLVACGSSGAEMPTFGTWEREVLEEAYDEVDLISMHAYYWEKDGDLGSFLASGVQMDAFIDDLVASVDHVRATKKATKRINISFDEWNVWYLDGEASKNPETEWPVAPVLLEDHYSVADAVVVGGLLISLLRHSDRVVSASLAQLVNVIAPIMTETGGRSWKQTTYHPFAQASRFAQGNVLRVELQSPTYETAKHGDVPVIDSVATHDPASGDVAVFAVNRSQTESVTIDIDTRSFGPRGAELVEATTLRHDDPYFTVTADTADQVAPEVNDATSWDDTVLKVVLPPLSWNVVRLTATA from the coding sequence ATGACATCTGCCCGTCTCAGCCTCGACCCCGCGTTCGTCGTCGCTCCGGTCTCGCGGAAGACCTTCGGCACCTTCGTCGAGCACCTCGGCCGCTGCGTCTACGGCGGCATCCACGACCCGGGCCACCCGACCGCCGACGAGGACGGCTTCCGCGGCGACGTCCTGCAGTACGTCCGCGACCTCGGGATCTCGACGGTCCGCTACCCGGGCGGCAACTTCGTCTCCGGGTACCGCTGGGAGGACGGCATCGGCCCGGTCGAGGACCGCCCGGCCCGGAAGGACCTCGCCTGGCACTCCACCGAGCCCAACACCGTCGGCATCGACGAGTTCATGCGCTGGACCGAGAAGGCCGGCGTCGAGCCGATGATGGCCGTCAACCTCGGCACCCGCGGCGTGCAGGAGGCGATCGACCTGCTCGACTACACGAACGGCGAGGGCGGCTCGTTCCACTCCGACCTGCGGAAGAAGAACGGCACCGAGAAGCCCTACGGCATCAAGATGTGGTGCCTCGGCAACGAGATGGACGGCCCATGGCAGATCGGCCACAAGACCGCGAAGGAGTACGGCCGCCTCGCCGCCGAGACGGCCCGGGCGATGCGCCTCATCGATCCTGACCTCACCCTCGTCGCCTGCGGTTCGTCCGGCGCCGAGATGCCGACCTTCGGCACCTGGGAGCGCGAGGTCCTCGAGGAGGCGTACGACGAGGTCGACCTGATCTCGATGCACGCGTACTACTGGGAGAAGGACGGCGACCTCGGCAGCTTCCTCGCCTCCGGTGTCCAGATGGACGCCTTCATCGACGACCTCGTGGCGAGCGTCGACCACGTCCGCGCCACGAAGAAGGCCACCAAGCGGATCAACATCTCGTTCGACGAGTGGAACGTCTGGTACCTCGACGGCGAGGCCTCGAAGAACCCCGAGACCGAGTGGCCCGTCGCTCCCGTCCTGCTGGAGGACCACTACAGCGTCGCTGACGCCGTCGTCGTGGGCGGCCTTCTCATCTCGCTCCTGCGGCACAGCGACCGGGTCGTCTCGGCCAGCCTCGCCCAGCTGGTGAACGTCATCGCCCCGATCATGACGGAGACCGGCGGACGCAGCTGGAAGCAGACGACCTACCACCCCTTCGCTCAGGCGTCGAGGTTCGCGCAGGGCAACGTGCTCCGCGTCGAGCTGCAGTCGCCGACCTACGAGACCGCGAAGCACGGCGACGTGCCGGTGATCGACTCCGTCGCGACGCACGATCCTGCGTCGGGAGACGTGGCCGTGTTCGCGGTCAACCGCTCCCAGACCGAGTCGGTGACGATCGACATCGACACGCGCTCGTTCGGCCCCCGGGGCGCGGAGCTCGTCGAGGCGACGACGCTGCGGCACGACGACCCGTACTTCACGGTCACGGCCGACACGGCCGACCAGGTCGCTCCCGAGGTCAACGACGCGACGAGCTGGGACGACACCGTGCTGAAGGTGGTCCTGCCTCCGCTCTCCTGGAACGTGGTGCGCCTGACCGCCACCGCCTAG